A stretch of Coccidioides posadasii str. Silveira chromosome 2, complete sequence DNA encodes these proteins:
- a CDS encoding uncharacterized protein (EggNog:ENOG410PQ4I~COG:O~TransMembrane:1 (o6-26i)): MATRPTSRLFVLTGMVVFFILTITFFRQPAPLSPKLRAPGHLGKSLPSVDVSDRMLEGNIVMPQLGNATAKAELGRASWRLLHTMMARFPESPSKEEQDALRSYIYLFARLYPCGECAEHFQQHLKKFPPQVSSRNAAAGWACHVHNEVNKMLKKDEFDCTKLGDFYDCGCSDKHEDEGKPKQKGEIPAGRLNQLTNLGREFNTDALLPVEISAEPQTNG, translated from the exons ATGGCGACTCGACCAACATCGCGTCTATTTGTCCTGACGGGCATGGTTGTCTTTTTTATATTGACAATCACATTCTTCCGACAACCAGCTCCACTGAGCCCTAAACTTCGGGCTCCGGGCCACCTGGGCAAGTCCTTACCGAGCGTTGATGTATCAGACCGAATGTTGGAGGGGAATATAGTCATGCCCCAATTGGGCAATGCGACTGCTAA AGCCGAACTTGGACGCGCATCTTGGAGATTGTTGCATACAATGATGGCTAGGTTTCCAGAAAGTCCGTCGAAAGAGGAGCAGGATGCGTTGCGATCATATATCTATCTATTTGCGAGGTTATATCCATG TGGTGAATGCGCCGAACATTTTCAGCAACACTTGAAAAAGTTCCCCCCTCAGGTATCCTCTCGCAATGCTGCTGCCGGATGGGCGTGCCATGTCCACAATGAAGTCAACAAGATGTTGAAGAAAGACGAGTTTGATTGCACAAAGTTGGGAGATTTTTACGACTGTGGCTGTAGCGACAAGCATGAAGATGAAGGGAAGCCGAAGCAGAAAGGAGAAATACCAGCAGGTAGATTGAATCAATTGACGAACCTTGGACGGGAGTTTAACACTGACGCGCTGCTGCCAGTTGAAATCAGTGCTGAGCC GCAAACAAATGGATAA
- a CDS encoding uncharacterized protein (EggNog:ENOG410PMMZ~COG:S~BUSCO:12671at33183) — protein sequence MVSFQCEACGDVFTKKKLDPHRGQCRGATFSCLDCMVHFKGTEYRSHTSCMSEAQKYQGALYKEKPAKGQKRKKTVTIADTVAAKGSRNPYVEDAPDVDDIRPPQNEAPPPAPSPPPATASLPPAASSKKEEKKDESLNVFEFLVPEDGRNASKVSLGGTKEQMKMVKDAPKLFDVPKELARLTDGREDDESVYDVAYEENGFSYGAGPIPPAPYNQPSNISMEFLTPVPGYKSKGRSKKDYPPSLELNRTNSDKKRKRTNPEHMVTPANQTKFEDDISMEDAPSSMLVNAPTPALNHSGLTGGLSRMTTRYSQSPDSPDYRSDREYLNGDRYPHPVSPIKRTRRATRDPNDENGLGISVKGRSAIVRTRRRSTPDGEKEQVIHVRKQKRHRVRQPETVKTSKSKHRTNDIPAANDEGEWDDFEDERPRRLKAIEYKRQTDSEDRSRSPRQGSTSKPKEDNQIVIYKHGKDESEDLDLLKREKANVFLSLVNKGPESERGCSIHKILKRFHRDKSASLGSEEQESKEGGERGRGRGRRRNRGLDKEKKDEEEQDLWRMLRLKKNDRGEVVVFLQPNT from the exons ATGGTGTCCTTTCAATGCGAG GCCTGTGGTGATGTCTTCACCAAGAAGAAGCTCGACCCTCACCGGGGCCAGTGTCGCGGCGCGACCTTTTCCTGCCTCGATTGCATGGTGCACTTCAAAGGCACGGAATACAGATCGCACACG TCATGTATGTCTGAAGCCCAAAAATACCAGGGTGCTTTATACAAAGAGAAGCCTGCCAAAGGCCAGAAACGCAAGAAAACCGTGACCATTGCCGATACCGTAGCAGCAAAAGGCTCTCGTAATCCTTATGTCGAAGACGCTCCGGACGTCGATGATATCAGACCACCTCAAAATGAAGCCCCTCCCCCTGCCCCGAGTCCTCCGCCTGCGACCGCATCCTTGCCACCCGCTGCCTCATcgaagaaggaagagaagaaagacgAATCTTTGAACGTGTTTGAATTTCTTGTCCCTGAGGATGGTCGCAATGCGTCTAAGGTCTCCTTGGGAGGAACAAAGGAGCAGATGAAGATGGTCAAGGACGCACCAAAGCTTTTTGATGTACCCAAGGAGCTTGCACGCCTTACAGATGGTCGGGAGGATGACGAATCTGTCTACGATGTTGCATACGAGGAAAATGGCTTCTCGTATGGTGCCGGTCCCATTCCTCCTGCTCCATACAACCAACCATCGAATATATCCATGGAGTTTTTGACGCCCGTCCCCGGATATAAGAGCAAAGGTCGATCTAAGAAGGACTATCCGCCTTCTCTAGAACTTAATCGAACAAACAGCgataagaagagaaagcGAACAAATCCAGAACACATGGTCACCCCGGCAAACCAGACCAAGTTCGAAGACGACATCTCGATGGAGGATGCTCCTTCAAGCATGCTGGTCAATGCGCCGACTCCGGCTCTTAACCACTCAGGCCTTACTGGAGGTTTAAGCCGGATGACCACGAGGTATTCACAGAGCCCAGATTCGCCCGATTACAGGAGTGACCGTGAATATCTAAATGGAGACCGTTATCCCCATCCTGTATCACCGATCAAGCGAACTCGCCGGGCAACCAGAGATCCAAATGACGAAAATGGTCTTGGAATTTCCGTCAAAGGCCGTTCAG CTATCGTTCGTACCCGTCGGCGCAGCACACCTGACGGCGAAAAGGAGCAAGTCATCCATGTTCGTAAACAAAAGCGTCACCGTGTTCGGCAACCTGAAACCGTGAAAACCTCCAAATCAAAGCATAGGACGAACGATATTCCGGCTGCGAATGATGAGGGTGAGTGGGATGATTTCGAGGATGAACGGCCGCGACGACTCAAAGCAATCGAATATAAGCGGCAGACCGACTCTGAGGACCGGTCGCGTTCTCCGCGTCAGGGCTCTACGTCCAAACCCAAGGAAGATAACCAAATCGTTATTTACAAACATGGCAAAGATGAGTCCGAAGACCTTGACTTGCTTAAGCGCGAGAAGGCCAATGTCTTTTTATCGCTTGTGAACAAGGGCCCTGAAAGCGAGCGAGGCTGCTCGATTCATAAGATTCTAAAACGTTTCCACCGTGATAAGTCTGCCTCCCTGGGTTCGGAAGAGCAAGAATCGAAGGAAGGTGGAGAGCGGGGGAGAGGTCGAGGTCGGCGAAGGAATCGAGGGCTTGacaaggagaagaaagatgagGAAGAACAGGATTTGTGGAGGATGTTGAGGTTGAAGAAAAACGACAGGGGAGAAGTGGTCGTCTTTTTGCAGCCGAATACTTGA
- the FAP1_1 gene encoding FKBP12-associated protein (EggNog:ENOG410PGHN~COG:K) encodes MSTHISQIAESQDGNELRHNDSSRGGRGTRRRRNRNRGGHGGRDRSGVAHHTSGGVRGSRPSGRSRGRGGRRGDGEARRAQHISAARVDPGSGRIFAGRLTRPDELEYANDRTPQGTNDSVENGPASLRADAPEFVPGAPSKASPSTALDSHPPTQRKAKQPRNPKTKSTADDIATRTHEDIQNGFYECPICTSELGRRSKQWNAHEATMRRTQKHCGLDYGGVPVAICRKMLCRRFTAVGVKRRSTLDHYPACLHILVVKAARSLATVVHIHAIQSAMLVHAPLVRPWGQLSDVSVDDMNLQRDVWIQITKTDGAA; translated from the exons ATGTCTACACATATCTCTCAGATTGCGGAATCGCAAGATGGAAATGAGCTGAGACACAACGATTCAAGCAGAGGCGGTCGAGGAACACGTAGGAGACGTAATAGGAACCGTGGTGGTCATGGTGGACGTGACAGGAGTGGTGTTGCTCATCATACATCCGGCGGGGTTCGCGGTTCACGCCCTTCAGGGAGAAGTCGAGGGAGAGGTGGTAGACGGGGTGATGGCGAGGCAAGAAGAGCACAGCATATTAGCGCTGCACGAGTGGACCCAGGTTCTGGAAGAATATTCGCTGGACGATTGACGAGACCCGATGAATTGGAATATGCAAACGATCGCACGCCTCAGGGAACAAATGATAGTGTTGAGAATGGCCCCGCATCCTTACGAGCAGATGCTCCGGAGTTTGTGCCTGGAGCTCCTTCAAAAGCTTCACCTTCAACCGCCCTTGATTCCCACCCACCAACGCAACGTAAAGCGAAACAACCCAGAAACCCCAAGACGAAATCTACCGCGGACGATATTGCTACTCGTACACACGAAGATATACAGAATGGATTCTACGAGTGTCCAATTTGCACATCTGAATTGggaagaagatcaaaa CAATGGAACGCCCACGAGGCGACGATGAGGAGAACACAGAAGCATTGCGGCCTCGATTATGGAGGTGTCCCGGTTGCAATTTGCCGCAAGATGTTATGCCGTCGATTTACAGCTGTTGGTGTGAAAAGGAGATCGACCCTCGACCATTACCCGGCTTGCCTCCACATTCTTGTGGTCAAAGCTGCTCGAAGTCTCGCAACGGTTGTCCACATCCATGCAATTCAGTCTGCCATGCTGGTCCATGCGCCTCTTGTCAGGCCATGGGGCCAACTCAGCGATGTTTCTGTGGACGACATGAATCTACAAAGAGATGTGTGGATACAGATTACGAAAACGGATGGAGCTGCATGA